The Desulfovibrio piger DNA segment ACAGCAGGGCATAGACCGGCCCGGCCAGGGCCATGCCGGAAAAGGAAAAGAAATTGCTGGTGCCGAGGATGCGGCCCTTTTCCTCCGCTGCCGGAAGCAGCTGGATCTGGCTGGACACCGGCACGATATACAGGCTGCCGCAGATGCCCACCGCCGCATAACAGGCAAAGAGCAGGCCGAAGCGGAAGGCCTCGGGCGCGGCGGGCACGCCACCGGCGACCGCCAGCAACAGGCCGATACCGGCGCAGGCGCGGGGCACGCTCCGCCGCCAGTCCCCACGGGCACGACGGGCCGCCAGCCCGGCCCCGGCACAGATGCCCAGCATGAGCCCGCCGGGCAGCAGGCTGGCCATGGTGGGGCCAAGGCCCAGCTGGGCCACGCCGTAGGCATTGATCTCCAGCAGGACGAGGGTGGACAGGGTGTAGAAAAAGACATCGCCGCACAGGCACCAGAAGATGCCCTGGCGGGCACGCAGGCGCCACAAGTCGCGGGCGGAATCCAGGGCCCCCAGCCAGGGGAAGGGCGGCAGATCTTCCTTGCGGGCGGCAGCGGGCCGGTAGGGGATGAAGAACACGGAGAGCAGGCCCAGCACCGCCACACCCACGGCCACGGCAGCCACCAGCCAGCGCCCGAAGGGGATCTCCGTGGCGAGCCACTGCCGTTCCAGGGCCCCGCCTGCCAGCGTGATGCCCAGCAGGATGGAGGCCGTGGTGGCCAGCTTGAACAGGGCGTTGACCCGGGGCACGTCCTCGCGGGCGAACAGTTCCGGCAGGGAGCCGTTGAGGGCCGGGCTGAACAGGGTGGCGCTGGCCCCCATGCAGAAGAGCATGGCCAGCATGCCGCTCCAGTGCAGCTGGAGCAGCCCCCAGCCCCCGGCCAGCATGGCGCACACTTCCAGGGCCTTGGCCGCCAGTACCAGACGGCACTTGGGATAGCGGTCGGCCAGCCAGCCAGCCCAGGCGGAGAACAGGACGAAGGGCAGCGAAAAAAGCACGGTGCCCCAGGCCTGCACGGCCGTATGGCCCATGCTCACGGCCAGCAGCAGGATGGCCTGCTTGAAGAAGTTGTCGTTGAAGGTGCCGAGGGTATAGCTCACCCCCAGCGAGACGGTCTGTCGCAAAAATCGCCTGCTCATGCGCACTCCTTGCAGCATCCGTGCATGGCGGCGATCCCTGCCAAAGCCCCTGCCCAGCCGGGCAGGCTCAGGAACGGTCGCCCTGCTCCGCGGCCAGCTCGGCCAGCGCGTAATCCCGCACCCGGTCGAGCATCTCCACGGCAAAGGGCAGGTCGCGCCGGTAAAGCACTTCCCGGCCCTGCCGCCGGGGGATCAGCAGCCCGGCCCGTACGAGGACGTTCACATGATGGCTCACGGCCGTACGGCTCAGGCCCACGGTCGCCACAAGGCTGCTGAGGCTGATGCTCTCCCCGGGCTCGAAGAGCAGAAGGATCTTCTGCCGGGTGGCGTCCCCCATGGCGGAAAAGACCCGCGCCACGCGTTCCCAGTCGTCCGGCAGGGCGGTGATATACGAGGAATTCATGCCCTTGGTGTAGACGCTGGGAAAGTATGCTGTCAACATCAAACTAAAAAAGTAGTTTTATCGTGTCAACTAAAAAACTAGTTTTATAGTTTTAATGCCCGCCCTCCCCGCCTGCAGGCTCCAGGGGCACACGCCCTGCCAGCCGGAACGAGGAACGTTTTCCCTATACAGGGCACAAAAAAGCAGGGCCGCACAGCACCGGTGCAGCCCTGCCGATATCGATAATTTCAAGATAGATGTTTACATGTTATGACTAAAAATACCGCCACATGCCCCGCAACGGCGATGCCGGCCTGACCGCAACGCGGGGACGGACTGCACCTCCATGCCGTAAAGGCCCATCCGCCCGCACGGGACGGATGCCCACGCCACGGCACAGCTCCTTCATCCTCTTGCCCGCCGCAGGCTCACGGGGTTCAGGCCGGGGAAGCCGAAGCCAGTCGCGTCATGGGCAAGCGCTCCGGCAGCTCCTGCGGCAGGGACAGGCGCAGGGCCCTCCCCCCGTCCAGAGCCACGGCCAGCACAGCGCAGACGCGCAACTCGGCCCGTCCCGGCTCCTCCGGCAGGGCCCCCAGGCACAAGAAAAAGGCCAGGCCTTCGGCCCGGCAACTCCCCAGCAGGGCGTGCTCGGCCGCTGTCAGCCGCAGGGGGCCGGTGCAGCCCAAAGCGCAGGCCTCGCCCAGCAGCAGGCCCTCTTCCGGCTGTCCGGCCGGATGCAGCACGCCCACAGGGCTCCCCGGCTCCCGGCGCCAGAAATGGAAGTCCGCCGCAGCGGGGAAATCTTCCAGCCCGGCCGGAAAATGCCACTGCGCCGGGACAGCCTCCCCTGCCGGGGACAGGGGGCTGAACAGCAGCGCGGCGTCTTCCGCCTCCGTCATCCCGCCCTGCCGGATCACGCGCCCTGCCCTGCCAGCTTTTGGACCATCTCCTGCCCCATGACGAAGGCCTGACGGCACTCCTGCGGGAACTGCTCCTCGCGCCGACGCCGCTTGTCCGCCTCGGAAAAACGGTCGGCCACATATCTGGCATAGTCGTCGAACTGCCAGGTGTCGGTCACATACAGGACGGAGGGCGTGCTGAAGATGCGCCCCAGATAACCATCCATGACGGCCAGGGTCTCGGGATAGCCGTGCTGCCGCATGGTCTCCGCATCCACGTTCATGGTGTAGATGCAGGCCATCGCCAGACGGCGGGGCGCGATGGTGCTGCGCCGGCGGTCATAGACCAGATAGGGGAAGCACAGACGTTCCTGGAACGAACGCATGGCGCCCGTCACGTTGCCGAAATAGACGGGACTGCCCAGGGCCAGCCCATCGGCCTTTTCCAGCGCGGCCAGCACGGGCGAAAGGTCGTCCTTCAGGGCGCAGTGCCCGTACGAGGCCCCGCCCCGGAGCTTGCAGGCGAAACAGCTGCGACAGCCGGAGGCCTGAAGATCATAAAGAAGGATCAGCTCCGTGTCCGCCCCGGCGCTGCGGGCCCCTTCCAGAAAGTGTTCCAGCACCGTGGCCGTATTGCCCTTTTTGCGCGGGCTGCCGTTGACGGCGAATATCTTCATGGCATCGTGCCTCCGGTTCAGGCGGCCTTGGCGCCGCTGCTGTTGCGGGCCAGGGTACAGCCCACGGCCAGCAGGCTCAGGATACCGAACAGCACCATATCCACCTGCATGCAGTGCAGGAAGGCGTCGATATTGTCCTTGCCCACCGGCTCATGGCCCAGAAAAATACTCAGGGTCAGGGTGATGATGGTCAGGTTGCCCAGCATGCCGGCCGTACGCACCGTGCCCACCAGCCCGGAAGCCTGTCCCACCCGCTGCGGCCCGGCCGCTTCGAGGATGATGGTGGTGTTGGGCAGGGCAAAGATGCTGGCCCCGGCACCAATGAAGCACTGGGCCCCCACGATGATCCAGAGCGAGGAATCCATGTCGAGAAAAGCGGCACTCAGCAGGCCCAGCCCGCAGAGCACCGTCCCGGCGGTGCTGATGAGACCCTGGTCATAACGGTCGCAAAGACGGGCGGCCAGCGGACTGGCCAGGGACTGCACGGCGGCCTGCAGGGCCAGCATCAGACCGGCCCCCTGCACGCTGAAGCCCCGCCCCACCTGCAGGTAGAGGCTGAAGAAAAAGACCATGCCGAAAAAGGAGCAGTAGTTGACGAAGGCCGCCACCAGCGACAGGCTGAGGACCCTGTTCCTGCGCAGCAGGCGCACGTCCACCATGGGGAAGGGACTGCGCAGCTCCCGCCAGACGAAACAGGCCAGCAGCACGAGACAGAGCAGGAAGAGCCCGCCGCCCAGCAGATGATCGTCCGCGATACAGGACGCGCCAAAGGTCAGGGCCGCCATGGCCCCGCCATAGAGCAGACAGCCCGGCACGTCGAAGGGCTCCTTGTCGGCGGTGCGCCACTCCAGGGGGACCCGGAAGATCATGATGCACATGGCGGCCAGCGCGGCCAGGCCCGTGCCCCAGAACAGCCAGCGCCAGCCCAGCCAGCCGGCCACCAGACCGCCCACCGGCGGCCCGCAGGCGATGCCCGCATAAACGGCCACGCCGCTGAGGCCAAGATAGCTGGCCCGCATCTCCTTGGGCGCGGCGGACGCCAGCAGGGCCAGGCTGGACGAACTCAGCATGGCGGCCCCCATGCCCTGGAACAGGCGCAGGCCGATGAAGACGTCGATATGAGGGATGAAACCCAGCACCAGAGCCAGCACACTGAACAGGCTCAGGCCAAAAAGGAAGACCCGGCGCCGTCCGTAGATATCCCCCAGGGTGCCTCCGGCCAGCTGGAACACGACCAGCCCCAGCGTATAGACGGCCCCCAGCAGACTGAGTTCACGGGCACTGGCCCCCAGGCTTTCCCCCAGGGGCGGCAGGACGGCGTTGACCCCGGCCACCATGAACGGCATGAAAAACTGCGCCGCGCAGACGGCCAGCAACAACCAGCGATGTTCTTTTGCGATGCTCATGGACAACCCTAAAACCGGAGGCCGGGGGTGGTCAACCGGATGTGAAATCGTGAAAAAAAGAACAGTTACGGTGAGAAATGATCGCCTCCGTACAGGGCACAAGACGTCGGCCCGGGGCCGGGCCATGCCCGCAGCAGCGACGCAGGCGGTGCCGGTCCGGAGCTCGGCCCCCCTGCGGAGGCGTATCGGGATGCGACGAAAAAACGGGAAGGACACTTGGCCCTTCCCGTTTTTTCAGGGAGCCGCGCGGTCCCGGCAGCTCCCGTCATCATTCATGTTCTCCCCCACCGGGGAAGCGGCCTACAGGCCCGCTTCTTCCACTAGGCGCAGGCACATCTCGGATTTGTTGAGGCTGTACAGATGGATGCCGGGCGCGCCGCAATCCAGCAGCTGCCGGATCTGGCGGGCGGCAAAACGCAGGCCCGCTTCGCGCACGGCCTCCACACCGCCTTCGTTGTGGGCCGCTTCCAGTTCCAGATAGAGCTTGCCCGGAATGTTGGCCCCGCACAGCGAGAGCACGCGGCGCAGGGAATCGAAGCTCTGGATGGGCAGGATGCCCGGGATGACCGGCGTCTCCAGTCCGGCGGCGCGCAGCGAGCTGACCAGGGACTCATACTCGCGCACATCGAAGAAAAGCTGGGTGATGACGAAATCCGCTCCGGCGCGCAGCTTGTCGGCCAGATAGGCCCGGTCCGACGCGAAGGTGGCCGCATCGGGATGGGGCGCGGGATAGCCCGCCACACCGATGCCCAGGTCGGGATGCTCCGAGCGCAGGAAACGCACGAGGTCACGGGCGTTGTGGAAATGGCCCGCGTTCCAGTCCCAGTCGCTCACACCGCGCGGCGCATCCCCGCGCAGGGCCAGCACGTTGTGGACCCCGGCAGCGCGCAGATGGCTCACAAAATCGCTGATGGCCTGCGGCTCGGCGCCCACACAGGTCAGGTGCGCCATGACGGTGAAGCCCCGCCGGGCCAGCTCCGCCGTGACGTTCAGCGTGTTCTGCTGTTTGCCGCCCCCCGCACCGTAGGTGACGGAGAGGAAAAGGGGATCGATCGAGCGCAGGCGCTCCACGGTCTCGTAGAACTCCGGCAGATGACTTTCCGCGGCAGGGGGAAAAAATTCCAAAGAAACAAAAGGCTTGGTTGTCTGGCGGAGAGCCTGGGCGATCTGCATGACAAAACTCCTGGGAACTGTGAATCAGAAAAAACGGTTTCGATGTCCTCAACTATATCAATATAACTTGATAAGTCAATATAGTTTACCCACCCCTTCCCGCCAGAGCCTGATGCTTGCCAAAAAAACAAGGGCGCTCTATGTCAGCAGGTATGGACGCTTCGGTCGCACCCGCTTTTTGTCATCCCGCCTTCCCTGCCGGTCTGCTCCGCCGCAGGCAGCACGGCCTTCTTGCCTGCTGTCTTCGCTCGCTCTACCTGCTGCTCTGCCTGCTGGTCTTCTGCCCTGCCGAAGCCGGAGCGGAAGGGGACCTTCCGCCTGCCCCCCCTGCGCCTTCCCTGAGTCTGGAACTGGAACAGCTCGACCTTTCCGGCCTGCCCGGCCTGCCCCCGTTGCCCGCCGAGGATGAAGTCCTGCCTGCGGCAGCCACCCAGGCCCTGCCGCTCCC contains these protein-coding regions:
- a CDS encoding ArsR/SmtB family transcription factor, with product MNSSYITALPDDWERVARVFSAMGDATRQKILLLFEPGESISLSSLVATVGLSRTAVSHHVNVLVRAGLLIPRRQGREVLYRRDLPFAVEMLDRVRDYALAELAAEQGDRS
- a CDS encoding flavodoxin family protein, which codes for MKIFAVNGSPRKKGNTATVLEHFLEGARSAGADTELILLYDLQASGCRSCFACKLRGGASYGHCALKDDLSPVLAALEKADGLALGSPVYFGNVTGAMRSFQERLCFPYLVYDRRRSTIAPRRLAMACIYTMNVDAETMRQHGYPETLAVMDGYLGRIFSTPSVLYVTDTWQFDDYARYVADRFSEADKRRRREEQFPQECRQAFVMGQEMVQKLAGQGA
- a CDS encoding methylenetetrahydrofolate reductase, giving the protein MQIAQALRQTTKPFVSLEFFPPAAESHLPEFYETVERLRSIDPLFLSVTYGAGGGKQQNTLNVTAELARRGFTVMAHLTCVGAEPQAISDFVSHLRAAGVHNVLALRGDAPRGVSDWDWNAGHFHNARDLVRFLRSEHPDLGIGVAGYPAPHPDAATFASDRAYLADKLRAGADFVITQLFFDVREYESLVSSLRAAGLETPVIPGILPIQSFDSLRRVLSLCGANIPGKLYLELEAAHNEGGVEAVREAGLRFAARQIRQLLDCGAPGIHLYSLNKSEMCLRLVEEAGL
- a CDS encoding MFS transporter gives rise to the protein MSIAKEHRWLLLAVCAAQFFMPFMVAGVNAVLPPLGESLGASARELSLLGAVYTLGLVVFQLAGGTLGDIYGRRRVFLFGLSLFSVLALVLGFIPHIDVFIGLRLFQGMGAAMLSSSSLALLASAAPKEMRASYLGLSGVAVYAGIACGPPVGGLVAGWLGWRWLFWGTGLAALAAMCIMIFRVPLEWRTADKEPFDVPGCLLYGGAMAALTFGASCIADDHLLGGGLFLLCLVLLACFVWRELRSPFPMVDVRLLRRNRVLSLSLVAAFVNYCSFFGMVFFFSLYLQVGRGFSVQGAGLMLALQAAVQSLASPLAARLCDRYDQGLISTAGTVLCGLGLLSAAFLDMDSSLWIIVGAQCFIGAGASIFALPNTTIILEAAGPQRVGQASGLVGTVRTAGMLGNLTIITLTLSIFLGHEPVGKDNIDAFLHCMQVDMVLFGILSLLAVGCTLARNSSGAKAA